A genomic stretch from Chryseobacterium sp. SNU WT5 includes:
- the aat gene encoding leucyl/phenylalanyl-tRNA--protein transferase — protein sequence MILLNPNEISFPDPFLLKSESGVMAVGGDLSPERLHFAYQLGLFPWYNPGEEILWWCPDPRFVLFPKDLKVSKSMRKILRDEVFTFTENHCFRDVMEECQNIFRKDQDGTWISEELIDSFVNLNQKGIAKSIEVWQNEELVGGFYGIQIGKVFCGESMFAKVSNASKAGFIYFIQKYQDSLELIDCQIHSEHLESLGATMISKLDYLKILKNNNHES from the coding sequence ATGATCCTTTTAAATCCTAACGAAATTTCTTTTCCTGATCCTTTTTTACTGAAATCGGAATCAGGTGTGATGGCTGTTGGTGGAGACTTATCTCCCGAAAGATTGCATTTTGCTTACCAACTTGGTTTATTCCCTTGGTACAATCCGGGTGAGGAAATTCTTTGGTGGTGCCCCGATCCTCGTTTTGTGCTCTTTCCAAAAGATTTAAAAGTTTCCAAATCAATGAGAAAGATTCTTCGTGATGAGGTTTTTACTTTTACTGAAAATCACTGTTTTCGGGATGTAATGGAGGAGTGCCAAAATATTTTTCGAAAAGATCAGGATGGAACATGGATTTCAGAAGAGTTGATCGATTCATTTGTAAATCTAAATCAGAAAGGAATCGCCAAAAGCATTGAAGTCTGGCAAAATGAAGAATTAGTAGGTGGTTTTTATGGGATCCAGATTGGTAAAGTATTCTGTGGTGAAAGTATGTTTGCAAAAGTGAGCAATGCTTCCAAAGCGGGATTTATATATTTCATTCAAAAGTACCAGGACAGTCTGGAGTTAATTGATTGTCAAATTCATTCAGAACATTTGGAAAGTCTTGGCGCAACCATGATTTCTAAACTGGACTACTTAAAAATATTAAAAAATAACAACCATGAATCCTGA
- a CDS encoding DMT family transporter, whose product MNPEKEKWILLIVLSIIWGSSFILIKKSLEHFNPYEVGALRVLIAGILLLPMAITNFKKFPKKHLKWLILAAVTGNFIPMFLFPIAETSVSSSIAGIVNSMMPIFIIIVGFLFWKFSTTKRQLLGVGISFFGACLLALSGGESGELKLVPVLLLLLATLCYAISMTTVKSKLHEIPAKILSAFVFSFVLIGPSLIALVFAGFFQDLHPNKGLFIGLGFVSLLSIFGTGLAMMLNYRLLNISTPLFASTVTLLMPVVAVIWGILDGEKLTPMQLVGGLIIIAGLIFLRAKSPKKQKPQDPKVVRF is encoded by the coding sequence ATGAATCCTGAAAAAGAAAAGTGGATTTTACTGATAGTTCTTTCCATTATTTGGGGTTCGTCATTTATCCTTATTAAGAAATCACTCGAACATTTCAATCCTTATGAAGTTGGTGCTTTGCGGGTGCTAATTGCAGGAATTCTTCTTCTCCCAATGGCGATCACGAATTTTAAAAAATTTCCAAAGAAGCATTTAAAGTGGTTGATCCTGGCAGCCGTAACAGGAAATTTTATCCCCATGTTTCTTTTTCCTATCGCTGAAACTTCTGTTAGCAGTAGTATTGCAGGAATCGTTAATTCGATGATGCCTATTTTTATCATCATTGTAGGATTTCTTTTCTGGAAATTTTCTACCACGAAGAGACAATTGCTTGGTGTGGGAATTAGTTTTTTTGGAGCTTGCCTTTTGGCACTTTCCGGAGGCGAGAGTGGGGAGTTAAAACTGGTGCCAGTTCTCTTATTATTACTAGCGACTTTATGTTATGCCATTTCAATGACTACGGTTAAATCGAAACTTCACGAAATTCCAGCTAAAATTTTGTCAGCGTTCGTATTTTCATTTGTGCTGATTGGGCCTTCTTTGATCGCTTTGGTTTTTGCAGGATTTTTTCAGGACCTTCATCCAAACAAAGGATTGTTTATAGGATTGGGGTTTGTGAGTTTGTTATCCATTTTTGGAACGGGATTGGCGATGATGCTTAATTATCGTCTCTTGAACATCTCTACACCACTTTTTGCTTCTACGGTGACATTGTTAATGCCAGTAGTTGCGGTGATCTGGGGAATCTTGGATGGTGAAAAGCTTACGCCAATGCAGCTTGTAGGTGGTTTAATAATTATTGCCGGACTTATTTTCCTAAGAGCGAAATCCCCTAAAAAACAAAAACCACAAGACCCAAAAGTCGTGCGGTTTTAA
- a CDS encoding CBS domain-containing protein, whose product MFIKDYISKDYPAFNTSDSIEVANEMAKEFGYSHVFIKKKGIYQGALSQPFLEESPEGSLATLEHHYEKFALLNDGNVLDSIRLFHTFNSNVVPIINKLEKYEGYLTCDDLFSEFAKYPLFSENGALLVVQINKRSYSMTEVCKIVESNNAKIYGCYISAFEGDDVQISLKISSENLSSIDETFERYGYSVVHKYYDDEKEELLKDRFGFFQKYMEF is encoded by the coding sequence ATGTTTATTAAAGATTATATTTCCAAAGATTACCCGGCATTCAATACCAGCGATTCTATTGAAGTGGCGAATGAAATGGCAAAAGAATTTGGCTATTCGCATGTTTTTATCAAAAAGAAAGGAATTTACCAGGGCGCTTTAAGTCAGCCTTTTTTAGAGGAAAGTCCTGAAGGAAGTCTTGCGACTTTGGAGCATCATTACGAGAAATTCGCTTTACTGAATGATGGAAATGTGCTGGATTCTATAAGGCTTTTCCATACTTTTAACAGTAATGTTGTGCCGATCATCAACAAGCTTGAAAAATATGAAGGCTATCTTACGTGTGATGATCTGTTTTCTGAATTTGCGAAATATCCTTTGTTTTCAGAAAATGGAGCTTTGCTTGTCGTTCAGATCAATAAGAGAAGTTATTCAATGACCGAGGTTTGCAAAATTGTAGAATCGAATAATGCTAAAATTTACGGATGTTATATAAGTGCTTTTGAAGGTGACGATGTACAGATTAGTCTAAAGATCAGCAGCGAGAACCTGAGCTCGATCGATGAAACCTTTGAAAGATATGGTTACAGTGTGGTTCATAAATATTATGATGATGAAAAAGAAGAACTCTTGAAAGATAGATTCGGTTTTTTTCAAAAATATATGGAATTCTAG
- a CDS encoding NAD kinase, which translates to MKAAIYSQKNDLDTFLYLSKFVSELEKRGIQAILYEEMAKAMQFSKGFETFASKEDLKEKKVDYFFTFGGDGTIVNSLLFVQDLEIPVVGVNTGRLGFLASFTKEEIFLELDGIIRGEVKISARSVIEIVSPNNSMFFPFALNDLTISRKETTAMITVESYINGEFLNTFWGDGLIISTPTGSTAYSLSCGGPIITPNNNNFVITPIAPHNLNVRPLIVNDDVEIRLNVKSRVPQYSLSLDSRLFHMETDVEVILRKAHFKLLLVHPNNLSFYETIRQKLLWGNDKRN; encoded by the coding sequence ATAAAGGCAGCCATTTATTCGCAGAAAAATGATTTAGATACGTTTTTGTATCTAAGTAAATTTGTGTCCGAACTTGAGAAACGAGGCATTCAGGCAATCCTTTATGAAGAAATGGCAAAAGCAATGCAGTTCTCAAAAGGTTTTGAAACTTTTGCTTCAAAAGAAGATCTAAAAGAGAAAAAAGTAGATTACTTTTTTACTTTTGGTGGAGATGGAACGATTGTAAATTCTTTGCTTTTCGTACAGGACTTAGAAATACCAGTGGTAGGTGTGAATACCGGAAGATTAGGTTTTTTGGCAAGTTTTACCAAAGAAGAAATTTTCCTTGAATTAGATGGGATCATTAGAGGCGAGGTTAAGATCAGTGCCCGCTCCGTCATTGAAATTGTTTCCCCAAACAATTCAATGTTTTTTCCTTTCGCACTAAATGATTTAACGATTTCCAGGAAGGAAACCACGGCTATGATTACGGTAGAATCTTACATCAACGGTGAGTTTCTTAATACTTTTTGGGGAGATGGACTTATTATCTCTACTCCTACAGGATCTACGGCGTATTCCTTAAGTTGCGGTGGACCTATTATTACGCCCAACAATAATAACTTTGTTATCACGCCAATTGCACCTCATAATTTAAATGTTCGTCCTCTTATTGTAAATGATGATGTGGAAATTCGTTTAAACGTGAAAAGCCGTGTCCCACAATATTCACTATCACTTGATTCCCGTCTTTTTCATATGGAAACAGATGTGGAAGTGATTTTACGGAAGGCACATTTCAAACTTCTACTGGTGCATCCTAATAATTTAAGTTTTTACGAAACCATACGTCAGAAATTGCTGTGGGGCAATGACAAAAGAAATTAA
- the fbaA gene encoding class II fructose-bisphosphate aldolase, which translates to MSKKFPAGVATGQMVTDIFQFAKENKFALPAVNVIGSSNVNATMETAARLNSPVIIQFSNGGAAFNAGKGLSNDAQKAAILGGVAGAKHIHTLAEAYGATVILHTDHCAKKLLPWIDGLMDANEEFFAQTGKSLYSSHMLDLSEEPIEENLDISYKYFERMAKMGMTLEIELGITGGEEDGVDNSGVDSSKLYTQPDEVAYAYERLNAISPNFTIAAAFGNVHGVYKPGNVKLTPKILDNSQKFVEEKFGLGAKPINFVFHGGSGSSHEEIREAIDYGVIKMNIDTDLQFAYTEGIRDYMVNNIEYLKSQIGNPDGSDKPNKKYYDPRGWMRKGEETFGKRLEQAFEDLNNINTL; encoded by the coding sequence ATGAGCAAAAAGTTTCCGGCAGGAGTTGCCACAGGACAAATGGTTACGGACATTTTTCAGTTCGCAAAAGAAAATAAATTTGCACTTCCCGCGGTTAATGTGATTGGTTCCAGCAATGTAAATGCGACCATGGAAACTGCAGCGAGATTAAATTCACCTGTAATTATCCAATTCTCTAACGGTGGAGCAGCCTTCAACGCCGGGAAAGGATTAAGCAATGATGCACAGAAAGCGGCTATCTTAGGTGGTGTAGCTGGTGCAAAGCATATTCATACTTTAGCAGAAGCTTATGGAGCGACTGTAATTTTGCATACTGATCATTGTGCTAAGAAATTATTGCCTTGGATTGATGGATTGATGGATGCTAATGAAGAGTTTTTTGCACAAACCGGCAAATCGCTTTATTCTTCACATATGCTTGATCTGTCAGAGGAGCCAATCGAAGAAAACTTGGATATTTCTTATAAGTATTTCGAAAGAATGGCTAAGATGGGAATGACGTTGGAAATTGAACTTGGTATTACGGGTGGTGAAGAAGATGGAGTTGATAATTCTGGCGTAGATTCTTCAAAATTATATACGCAACCAGATGAGGTGGCTTATGCTTATGAAAGATTAAATGCAATTTCACCAAACTTTACCATAGCTGCTGCTTTTGGAAATGTTCATGGTGTTTACAAACCTGGAAATGTAAAATTGACTCCAAAGATTCTTGATAATTCTCAGAAGTTTGTAGAAGAGAAATTTGGTCTTGGAGCGAAACCAATTAACTTTGTATTCCATGGTGGTTCCGGTTCTTCACATGAAGAAATTAGAGAAGCCATCGATTATGGAGTGATCAAAATGAATATTGATACCGATTTGCAATTTGCTTATACAGAAGGAATTAGAGACTATATGGTTAATAATATAGAATATCTGAAAAGTCAAATCGGAAATCCAGATGGTTCTGATAAACCAAATAAGAAATATTACGATCCAAGAGGCTGGATGAGAAAAGGAGAGGAAACTTTCGGTAAAAGATTAGAACAAGCCTTCGAAGATCTTAACAATATCAATACGTTGTAA
- the accD gene encoding acetyl-CoA carboxylase, carboxyltransferase subunit beta, with the protein MAFDWFKRKTQNITTSTEDKKDVPKGLWHQTLTGKIIEHEELKANNYVSPEDGFHVRIGSKEFFSILFDENTFTELDANVESVDMLQFKDTKSYTDRLKEVKAKTKLTDSIRNAVGTVNGEKMVISCMDFSFIGGSLGSVMGEKIRRAVDYCIEHKLPYMIICQSGGARMQEATYSLMQLAKVQSKLAQLSEAGLLYIAYLCDPTFGGITASFAMTADIIMAEPGALIGFAGPRVIRETIGKDLPEGFQTSEFLQEKGFVDFIVKRTEIKDKVSKTVKLLSHA; encoded by the coding sequence ATGGCATTCGACTGGTTTAAAAGAAAAACACAGAATATCACGACCTCTACGGAAGATAAAAAAGATGTTCCGAAAGGACTTTGGCATCAAACGCTCACGGGGAAGATCATCGAACACGAAGAATTAAAAGCGAATAATTATGTGTCTCCGGAAGATGGTTTCCATGTAAGAATTGGCAGTAAAGAATTCTTTTCTATTCTTTTTGATGAGAATACATTCACAGAACTTGATGCGAATGTTGAAAGTGTGGATATGCTCCAGTTTAAGGATACAAAATCGTACACCGACCGCTTGAAAGAAGTAAAAGCCAAAACAAAACTAACCGACTCGATCCGAAATGCAGTAGGAACTGTAAATGGAGAAAAGATGGTGATCTCATGTATGGACTTTAGCTTTATCGGGGGATCATTAGGTTCTGTGATGGGCGAGAAAATCCGTCGTGCTGTTGATTACTGTATTGAGCATAAACTCCCCTACATGATTATCTGCCAGTCAGGTGGAGCAAGAATGCAGGAGGCAACTTATTCTTTGATGCAGCTGGCGAAAGTTCAGTCAAAATTAGCGCAGCTTTCAGAAGCTGGGTTATTATATATCGCTTATTTATGTGATCCTACTTTTGGTGGAATTACGGCTTCTTTTGCAATGACCGCAGATATTATCATGGCAGAACCCGGTGCGTTGATCGGCTTCGCTGGTCCACGGGTAATTCGTGAAACCATTGGTAAAGATTTACCTGAAGGATTCCAGACGTCTGAATTTTTGCAGGAAAAAGGATTTGTTGATTTTATCGTTAAAAGAACAGAAATTAAAGATAAAGTTTCCAAAACAGTAAAATTATTAAGCCACGCGTAA
- a CDS encoding DUF6973 domain-containing protein, producing the protein MRNFKIIFTTLRSLSFGKMMKLLKLTLPHPLFSILGLYATLRSFSLAQKHFPKTHSNNGVGNAFRHSLWTCLIMMYCCKISSPEKALDYCKKMTDLHEELFPNKPLETKMDLHNNQVGLDYFMQMLSGVHRQFFETNFFVDELKSKTKTAKVLKTLNDDFKGDLVYLEK; encoded by the coding sequence ATGAGAAATTTCAAAATTATATTTACTACGCTGCGATCACTAAGTTTCGGTAAGATGATGAAACTTTTGAAGTTAACGTTGCCACATCCTCTTTTTTCGATTTTGGGACTTTATGCTACGTTAAGAAGTTTTTCCTTAGCTCAAAAGCATTTTCCAAAAACGCATTCTAATAATGGAGTAGGCAATGCATTTCGTCATTCACTTTGGACTTGCTTGATCATGATGTATTGCTGTAAAATTTCTTCACCTGAGAAAGCATTGGATTATTGCAAAAAAATGACTGATCTGCACGAAGAACTTTTCCCTAATAAACCGCTCGAAACCAAGATGGATTTGCACAATAACCAAGTTGGTTTAGATTATTTTATGCAAATGCTTTCCGGTGTTCACAGACAGTTTTTTGAGACGAACTTTTTCGTTGATGAACTAAAGAGCAAAACTAAAACTGCAAAAGTGTTGAAAACGCTTAATGATGATTTTAAAGGTGATTTGGTTTATCTAGAGAAATAA
- a CDS encoding PQQ-dependent sugar dehydrogenase, with the protein MKSPTDTISIFLIFLVLTSCNGNSKTISNKDHNETPKGQLPNPETADKNAPSYQSAFTGQSRVKGLKTNTPYNVEIINSNLGKPWGIINLPDGRFITTEKSGFMRILSKDGQLLTTITGFPKVDSKAQGGLLDVALDPDFTSNRMIYYTFSEPVEGGNHTAVGKGRLSADEKMIENLQVIFRATPTYDGKLHYGSRLLFDREGNLFVSTGERSDIQTRPFAQDPLAYLGKVLRITKEGKPATENPFIGNSKFKPEIYSYGHRNPQGLAMDEKGQLWEAEMGPKGGDEVNLIQPGKNYGWGNITYGLEYSGKKINNGITQKEGTEQPIYYWDPSISMSGIDFYTGNIDEWKNNMMLGCLSGEKIIRLVIINNKVVGEEWLLEDQNERFRDILSGQDGNLYSITDSGKFYRISKK; encoded by the coding sequence ATGAAATCTCCAACTGATACTATTTCTATATTTTTGATTTTTTTGGTGTTAACATCTTGTAACGGTAACTCAAAAACAATATCAAATAAAGACCATAACGAAACGCCGAAAGGTCAGCTACCAAATCCTGAAACAGCCGATAAAAACGCACCTTCTTACCAATCTGCTTTTACTGGCCAATCCCGCGTAAAAGGTCTAAAAACAAATACACCGTATAACGTTGAAATCATCAATTCTAACTTGGGGAAACCTTGGGGAATTATCAACCTGCCAGATGGAAGATTCATAACAACTGAGAAATCTGGGTTTATGCGTATTCTTTCGAAAGATGGACAACTATTGACTACAATCACTGGTTTCCCCAAAGTCGATTCCAAAGCACAAGGTGGATTATTAGACGTTGCCTTAGATCCCGATTTTACATCAAACAGAATGATTTATTATACGTTTTCAGAACCAGTAGAAGGAGGAAATCACACCGCAGTCGGGAAAGGAAGGCTTTCTGCAGATGAAAAAATGATTGAAAATCTACAAGTTATTTTCAGAGCCACACCAACCTATGATGGGAAATTACATTACGGCAGCAGACTGCTTTTTGATAGAGAAGGAAATCTTTTTGTAAGTACAGGGGAACGCTCGGATATACAGACGAGACCTTTTGCACAGGATCCTCTGGCATATTTAGGAAAAGTATTAAGAATAACCAAAGAAGGAAAACCAGCAACTGAGAATCCATTTATAGGCAACTCCAAATTTAAACCTGAAATCTACTCTTATGGTCACAGAAATCCACAAGGTTTAGCAATGGATGAAAAAGGGCAACTTTGGGAAGCTGAAATGGGCCCGAAAGGTGGAGATGAAGTTAATCTGATCCAGCCAGGAAAAAACTATGGATGGGGAAATATCACTTACGGTCTTGAGTATAGTGGTAAGAAAATTAACAACGGCATTACGCAAAAGGAAGGTACTGAACAACCAATCTATTATTGGGATCCTTCTATTTCCATGAGTGGTATTGATTTTTACACTGGCAATATCGATGAGTGGAAAAACAACATGATGCTGGGATGCCTTAGTGGTGAAAAAATTATCCGATTAGTCATCATAAACAATAAGGTGGTTGGTGAAGAATGGCTACTGGAAGATCAAAATGAACGATTCCGAGATATTCTCAGTGGACAGGATGGAAATCTATACAGCATCACGGATAGCGGTAAATTTTATAGAATTTCAAAGAAATAA
- a CDS encoding BlaI/MecI/CopY family transcriptional regulator, giving the protein MKQRLTEAEKEIMEILWDRNTAFMKDILDLYPEPKPASTTVATLLKRMQTKDLVGYKTFGNSREYFPKVEKEVYFNHEMTSMIDRFFNSSVSQFASFFASNKKLSQSQLKDLRDIIDHQIKD; this is encoded by the coding sequence ATGAAACAGAGATTAACAGAAGCAGAAAAGGAGATCATGGAAATCCTATGGGATCGAAACACAGCTTTCATGAAAGATATATTAGACCTGTATCCTGAACCAAAGCCAGCATCAACTACTGTTGCGACTCTTTTAAAAAGGATGCAAACTAAAGATCTGGTAGGTTACAAAACGTTTGGGAATTCCCGAGAGTATTTTCCGAAAGTTGAAAAAGAAGTTTATTTCAATCATGAAATGACCTCAATGATTGACCGTTTTTTTAATAGTTCCGTTTCGCAGTTCGCTTCTTTTTTTGCGTCAAATAAAAAACTTTCTCAGTCGCAATTAAAGGATCTTCGGGATATCATCGATCATCAAATAAAAGATTAA
- a CDS encoding M56 family metallopeptidase, which translates to METLILKILISSCLLIGFYYVFLEKDRTFKFNRVFLLTTLLFAYAVPFIPFGSRLKTIGESNLLIGNPLPIIPQLNGSESTSVDWVRILIIAYLLVSALFLIKFIYAIAKIKFVKGEQRRLGDQKVMIIEKDYAPFSFLSTMYFNKKYFINDQIDDRIFLHEKCHIQEKHSADILFVEFLKILSWFNPALFFYKKAMVANHEFLADDYVLRRNHDIRNYQHLILKEIKFSQHFNLTHQFDFNNTKKRFIMMTSKNSRFTTLKKIALLPVLVILFVSFTKKSTGQNNSENDKRTSFIKQVKESSIIPTIAKKNDDTDLLSIIAKRTVENLAVSADTVRTKVKQAEVAPAPVAPPKPVEAQGETVDILPEFPGGINAFRSLLASKFNTAIFKGDEGLIKATVYTNIDENGKMTDIFAEGTNQNFNREAERALTMISADHVWIPAKLHGKPVKYRFKLPLTMKFEGPAVRK; encoded by the coding sequence ATGGAAACACTTATTTTAAAAATCCTTATATCTTCCTGTTTACTGATTGGGTTCTATTATGTGTTTTTAGAAAAGGACCGAACTTTTAAATTTAATAGGGTATTTCTTCTGACAACTTTACTTTTTGCTTATGCCGTTCCGTTTATTCCTTTCGGTTCCCGTCTTAAAACCATAGGTGAGTCTAACTTATTGATAGGTAATCCTTTGCCGATAATACCACAGTTAAATGGGTCCGAATCTACAAGTGTGGATTGGGTTAGGATTTTAATAATTGCCTATCTTTTGGTTTCTGCCTTATTTCTGATCAAGTTCATTTACGCTATTGCTAAGATTAAATTTGTGAAGGGAGAACAACGAAGATTAGGGGACCAGAAAGTGATGATTATAGAGAAAGATTACGCTCCGTTCAGCTTTTTGAGCACGATGTATTTCAATAAAAAATATTTCATTAATGATCAAATCGATGATCGCATATTTTTACACGAAAAGTGTCATATTCAAGAAAAACATAGTGCAGATATCCTCTTTGTTGAATTTCTAAAAATATTATCGTGGTTTAATCCTGCTTTATTTTTTTATAAGAAAGCGATGGTTGCCAATCATGAATTTCTAGCTGACGATTATGTTTTGCGACGCAATCATGATATTCGCAATTACCAACATTTGATTTTAAAAGAGATTAAATTTTCTCAACACTTTAACCTGACTCACCAATTCGATTTTAATAACACAAAAAAAAGATTTATTATGATGACTTCAAAAAATTCCAGATTTACCACATTGAAGAAAATTGCACTTCTTCCAGTACTCGTAATTTTATTTGTTTCTTTCACAAAGAAAAGTACCGGGCAAAACAATAGTGAAAATGATAAAAGAACTTCTTTTATAAAACAAGTGAAAGAAAGTTCAATTATACCGACGATCGCCAAAAAGAACGATGATACAGACCTTCTTTCCATAATTGCAAAAAGAACGGTGGAAAATCTAGCAGTCTCAGCAGATACTGTTCGTACTAAAGTAAAGCAGGCAGAAGTTGCTCCTGCCCCTGTCGCTCCACCGAAACCAGTAGAAGCACAGGGAGAAACTGTAGATATTTTACCAGAATTTCCAGGTGGAATTAATGCGTTTAGAAGTTTATTGGCAAGCAAATTTAATACTGCAATATTTAAAGGTGATGAAGGTTTAATTAAAGCGACAGTGTATACAAATATTGATGAGAATGGGAAGATGACTGATATTTTCGCGGAAGGTACAAACCAAAACTTCAATCGTGAAGCTGAAAGAGCTTTGACGATGATAAGTGCAGATCATGTCTGGATTCCCGCGAAGCTGCATGGCAAACCGGTGAAATATCGTTTTAAATTACCTTTGACAATGAAATTTGAAGGACCCGCTGTTCGGAAATAA
- the uvrB gene encoding excinuclease ABC subunit UvrB → MQFKLESEYKPTGDQPNAIKKLTEGLEIGEKYQTLLGVTGSGKTFTIANVINNVQKPTLVLAHNKTLAAQLFMEFKEFFPENAVEYFVSYYDYYQPEAFIASTNTYIEKDLSINEEVEKLRLSATASLLSGRRDVLIVASVSCIYGIGNPAEFHKSLISIEKNQKVTRTSLLHSLVNALYSRTINEFTRGTFRVKGDVVDVFPAYADNAIRIQFFGDEIETIQSFDPTSGNVMQVFDQIQIYPANLFVTSKETQVSAIKEIQDDMVKQVDFFNDIEKPYEAKRLQERTEFDLEMMKELGYCSGIENYSRYFDGRLPGSRPFCLLDYFPKDYLMVIDESHVTVSQVHAMYGGDRSRKEVLVEHGFRLPAAMDNRPLKFEEFEAIQNQVIYVSATPADYELEKTGGEYIEQLIRPTGLLDPVIEIRPSLNQIDDLMEEIQKRAEVDERTLVTTLTKKMAEELTKYFTKFGIRTRYIHSDVETLDRIQIMQDLRVGLFDVLVGVNLLREGLDLPEVSLVAILDADKEGMLRSRRSMTQTVGRAARNLNGKAILYADKMTKSMQATIDETAYRRQKQIEYNEKHGMVPTALNKKISEVLVGRSKDFPDEKYTQKEILRKVAEQKATYGNEDIEKLVAEKQKAMENAAKNLDFIKAAKLRDEINALKTE, encoded by the coding sequence ATGCAATTCAAACTTGAATCAGAATATAAACCTACTGGCGATCAGCCAAATGCCATAAAAAAACTCACCGAAGGTTTAGAAATCGGGGAAAAATACCAGACTCTTCTCGGAGTTACGGGTTCCGGTAAAACCTTTACTATAGCTAATGTCATAAATAATGTGCAAAAACCGACTTTGGTTTTAGCTCATAATAAGACTTTGGCAGCACAGCTTTTCATGGAATTCAAAGAATTTTTCCCTGAAAATGCCGTCGAATATTTTGTGTCTTATTACGATTATTATCAGCCGGAGGCATTTATTGCTTCTACCAATACCTATATTGAAAAGGATTTATCCATTAATGAAGAAGTAGAAAAGCTTCGGCTTTCTGCAACGGCCAGTTTACTTTCTGGTAGAAGAGATGTATTGATTGTTGCTTCAGTCTCTTGTATTTATGGGATTGGAAATCCTGCAGAGTTTCATAAATCATTAATTTCCATTGAAAAAAATCAAAAAGTAACGCGTACCAGTTTACTGCACTCTTTGGTTAATGCTTTGTATTCGAGAACGATCAATGAGTTTACCAGAGGTACTTTTAGAGTGAAGGGTGATGTAGTGGATGTTTTTCCAGCTTATGCCGACAACGCGATCAGAATTCAGTTTTTTGGTGATGAGATTGAAACCATTCAAAGTTTTGATCCAACTTCAGGAAACGTCATGCAGGTCTTTGATCAGATTCAGATTTATCCAGCAAATCTTTTTGTAACATCCAAAGAGACTCAGGTCAGCGCGATCAAAGAGATTCAGGATGACATGGTAAAACAGGTGGACTTCTTTAATGATATTGAAAAACCTTATGAAGCAAAACGCTTGCAGGAAAGAACAGAGTTTGATTTAGAAATGATGAAAGAGCTTGGTTATTGTAGTGGAATAGAAAATTATTCCCGCTATTTTGATGGCAGGTTACCGGGTTCTCGTCCATTTTGTTTATTAGATTATTTCCCCAAAGATTATTTGATGGTCATTGATGAAAGTCACGTGACGGTTTCTCAAGTACATGCCATGTATGGAGGTGACCGCAGTAGAAAAGAGGTTTTGGTGGAACACGGTTTCCGACTTCCTGCTGCGATGGATAACCGTCCGCTTAAATTTGAGGAATTTGAAGCGATACAGAATCAAGTGATTTATGTTTCTGCAACACCCGCGGATTATGAACTGGAAAAAACAGGTGGTGAATATATCGAACAGTTAATTCGTCCGACCGGTTTACTGGATCCCGTAATTGAAATTCGTCCTTCGTTGAATCAAATTGATGATTTAATGGAAGAAATTCAGAAGCGTGCAGAAGTTGATGAACGTACACTGGTCACAACCTTAACGAAGAAGATGGCCGAAGAACTGACTAAATATTTTACGAAGTTCGGAATTAGAACACGGTATATTCACTCTGATGTGGAAACTTTAGACCGTATTCAGATCATGCAGGATCTGCGTGTTGGTTTGTTTGATGTTTTAGTTGGTGTCAATTTATTAAGAGAAGGATTAGATCTACCCGAGGTTTCTTTAGTCGCAATTCTCGACGCTGATAAAGAAGGAATGCTACGTTCCAGAAGATCTATGACGCAGACCGTTGGTAGAGCAGCACGGAACTTGAATGGTAAAGCGATTTTATATGCTGATAAAATGACCAAATCCATGCAGGCTACAATCGATGAAACTGCATATCGCCGTCAGAAACAGATCGAGTACAATGAAAAGCATGGCATGGTTCCTACCGCTTTGAATAAGAAAATTTCTGAAGTGTTGGTCGGCCGAAGCAAAGATTTCCCAGATGAGAAATACACTCAGAAAGAAATTCTGCGAAAAGTGGCAGAACAAAAAGCGACTTATGGAAATGAGGATATCGAAAAATTAGTTGCTGAAAAACAAAAAGCAATGGAAAACGCTGCTAAAAACCTGGATTTCATTAAAGCTGCGAAGTTGCGAGATGAAATTAATGCCTTAAAAACAGAATGA